In Corylus avellana chromosome ca8, CavTom2PMs-1.0, the genomic stretch CACTAAAATGTCGTCGCCAACCTTTTTTTAATCGCCGATCACTATTGCAATCGATTTATTGCAACAACTTGATGACAAGGAAATTTTAATacactaaattttaaaaacgcaactCTTATACAACTCATCTACAATTGGATTGATGTGGAGTGCCCAATAACCATTTTGATTTATGagcattttttaataaaggttaATCAAAACCCAGTATTGCAAGAGTTGTATTGGAGTTGAGTTAGTAGCTTTGCTGATATTCTTTTCATTTGTTGATAATTTTCAGCCATGGCAATAAGATTTCTGCTACAACTTATAGTTGCTAACAATCAACAATGCATGGTCATCTGTGTTGCATTTGGTTGATCATTTAGAACGTAAACTTATTGCTTTATTATGAGAAATATCCTCCTCCCATGTTAGAGCAGTGCGAGGTGAGTGATATCAAATGGATAAGCATCACTTGGAGACTCAGCTTTGTATCCTCTTCTAGCATACAACTCATATAGGATTTCAGTGGGATGGAGAGCATCCCAAAATAAATATTGGCTCCGGTTACTGCATGGATTTCCAAATGGAACGCATAGACCAGTAACGCTCGACACTTTGCAGCAGGGAACATCTGCAACCATGGAAGCTGACACATGCAAAATTCCATCTcaatcacacacacatatatataaatccataatatatatgattagataatatatatatacccatagATGAACTGCTCGACGCGATTCCAGTAGAGTTGATGAAGATAAAAGTAGCATTGATTAGATTTTGATTGAGCTGAGCCACCAGTGATTTAAGCCCATCATTGAAAAGTTCGGCCGCATTGTTGATGTTGTCCACACATGCAGAGACATTCGTTCCACTTCCACATGAATTCCGTTCGTATGGAGTACTGCCTAACGCACCCAGCCCGTATACGGCAAATTTCCTTGCTCCATACTTGTACAAAGTCTAGCATCAACACATTAATCAAAAgtattaaaagtttttgaaggAGATTCAGGTTCTTTCTAAGAACCTGCCCAAATTTATCCCGTTACCGACTTAATATTTAAGAGATAAAACCAACTACAAAAAGTATATATGAAGAAAGTGTGCTAACTTCTAACCGTTAATTGCTGAGATAATTGGTGATTGAGAACAACAGCATATTGCTGTGGGGTGTATATTCGGCTAGTAAGGAAGAACCGCGGCAAGAAGTAGTTATTAACATAGTCGTTGCTACCAATTGCAACAACATATATGCACTTGCTTAGGTACTCTGCAGctgatttgttatgatttccCAACATCTGGTTCATCTCCAACACCGTAATCTGGTGATTTTGCAACTGCTGATCCATGCTTATCTGATCACCCTGCAAATGATGAACCAAATTGTATATTATTAACTTGGCAGTCTTTTAAATTCTTCTTTCGATGCGTTTTTTAAATGGAAGCGATGCATGCTACCATTGCGCATGAACTGTAGATATATATGATGGCAAATAATGTGAAAgctagaagagagaaaaagattgATGAAAAGCGTTAGAGctacacactacaaaaaacctgATGTTTTCTAACGTGccaaacaataataaaattttgccacgtcagtaattattgatgtgtcaaaagtagcacgtcaacaaatttttttttgacatgccaaaagtggcacgtcaatatttattgacgtgttgaatctaacacgtcaggatttacggacgtgtcaatatttgacacatcaatacatttgaattcaatttaattttaacacattttatttaaataacttaatattgtattgtattatatatatatatattttttttttctaaacaaattaGGAATTGGTATGGGGaaattgtattttatatattaaacaatATTACAATGGTCGCTATTTATAAAGAGGTTAGGAAGGGTGAACCTAAATAAGGAAGATAATAAACCCTACAAGAAAACCGAATTAATAAAGCATAATTAGACACCGTAAGATATATTTTACTTCTTGTTACCAGTTCTTGTGCAGTTTCACTGCGAATTCCCCCTCCACCTGATGCATAATTGACACCTTTGAGTATTTCCTCGCCTTTAGCATTAGCGAAAGGTGGAATGTAATCGTCGAATCCAAGAAGTTGAGCTGTAATGAGAAAAGTATTCAAAAGCATCATACTTTGGGAAATTATTAAGAATATGTAATGAGAAAGTgttcaaagtatatatatataaatgcagaCCAAGGATATCGATCACATTACGACCGTTGGTAAACCTTCCTGTAGGCCCCATGGGGAAATCAATCCCATAAGGTGGATAATTGGTTTTTGCCAATGTAAAAAGATTGTTGTTGTTCCCATTATCCGACAAAGAGTCCCCAAAAACGAAGAGACAAGGCACTTGTGGGTTTCCAAATGCATTACAACTGTAATGTTGTTGCATGTTTGATAGCAGCAAGAAAACAAGCAGCATCCACAACATTGTCTTATTTATCTGAGATGCCAttgaaattttgagaaactAGGAAAGGAGAATATATCAGATGAAGGTGAAATCCAGAAGGGTGTTGCCCAAAGATGAACAAGAAGAGAAGTATATATTGTGAGGAGCTAATTAATGACACTTAACTTCTGAATAAAGATTTTCCTAGATCGGCTCCCATTAAAACCAACCACAAATGAATTACCTTAGCCCTAAGGCAAAGGCTACTGAGATTAATATTTCTAATTACCTTAATTGTCAAAGAATTATAGTATCTAGTATTACTCGACCCCATTTAGGATCGCCTAGTCATTAATTCACAACTACTTATTCaccacaattaattaattaactaaggGCAAGTATCATATGCAAATTCAATCTACTCTATATTTTCTAGATTACTGGAGACATCATAGCCCAGACCACTAAGGAGCAAGGGTGTACAAATCGGagtaagagcatgtttgaaattgcgttgaGAAGTAAAGCTTTTAAAGTTCAAAAgagttttttgaaaaaagctttaattttacttttctcaaaagttctttttttctattttcaaaattttgaaaatttttaccaaatatttaaactttttgtttGGTACATCTTTCTAgcgattattttttttttttaaaaaaaattttaaattttaaattttttttattacctttttttaatGCAATCACAAACAGGCTTTAAAAGCTAATTAGGTGTAGAGCATTGGGGCCTGTAATTTTGCAGGCCAACTACgtgtttttgaataaaattacaaaaaaatttccgtttGAGAGTACTTTTGagtaggagaaaaaaaaaaaagaagtttgaaaacaagaaaaaatccatCTTATCCTTACCATATTGGCGTAacaaatatacaagaaaataacagaatatgatgaaaatattattaaaataaaaagtcaatagTGATTTTACAACTGCACGCATGCCCGGCAATAAGATTGGTGGTGACCACTAGCCTTCTCATCCTAGTCTCACAAAGCTACTCTCACCTCTTTCCTTCTGGCACGTGATTAGGACGGAGTTAGCTATGAAAATGAGCAGGAGCCATAGCTAAAAGATTTAGCTGGTAGAggccattaaaaataaaaaataaaaaaataatcataatttttttttttttggtcatttgggGAGATCCTGGCCACTGCCAGTACTCCCGTTCCTCCATCACTGCATGTGATCATTTGTGGCGTAATCAatcttgaaatttgaaaaaaaatgaagccaTTTTGAAAATGATGCTAATACgcaacagaaaaataaagcaGTTTTAGGATTATCTCAAGCCATTATGCTCAAGCTGAATCTCTAATGCAACAACACCTCAACAAGAAGAGCTCCGTGAGAAGAGTagcaattaaacaaaaaaaataggggtGTTAAGAGAACAAGCTGCTCACGAGTGAGTCCGGATTTGGCTCGTACTCGacttgaatattaaatgaagtgtTTCGAGAACATGAATTCTaattcgaatattaaacgaagcaagttcAGCTCGACTTGGCTAAgttcgtgagcaagctcgtatatgGCTGGCCTCGTTTATTAGGCTCGgcttgtatattttttaataagtaacaaataacaatatatattcaacattatttaataataacaaatatattatatacctttgttagttagttttttgttgtttatacatatgtatgtatatatatatattatatattatgtatatattatataaacacacataagaaatatatatatatatatatatatatatatatattaaatataaattatacattataattacaatttgtggtaagtaaaaacttaaaaatgtgaatttaaatcatatgtcGTAAATCGTGATTATGAGATCaaataatataagtatataaacttgacccatataatgatacaattatataagtatataaatgtttacatataagatacaatatatattaatattgacattatatacttaagacccgtgttaagcattaacattttaacatattaactaaataatactataggtaattaatatgataatagtgattagtgtaaTTGGCTCGTCATTAGatagtttatattttgaaaattggaatcatatatcacataatcattaatcattatataatatGGTATTTAATCAATGcattataattagataatgTATTCTTAGAAAACGTATATCACATTACCTTaaatctaagataatattaatatgaattgtgagataatatgatcatataatttaagtatgagttTATGACTAATTTAGGACTTAGAGTTTGAGCATTACTATTATATTATAagttctattaaaaaaagttaataagttaataagataaataattgAATGTATGGAGTAGGAGAAATATTGTAAAACGTAGTCACAAATAATTGAGTAACTTGAATTGTTGGCTTCGCTAAACTGTTTCGCAATCCCAATTTCCAAAGTGTGAGGTGCATGTTTACTACAATCggcactttaaaaaaaaaaagactttaatTGTTTAAAGTCGGCATTACTgctcaaattttgttttgtttttttgttttaagggCCAGAAAAAACCAACTGGCCTAAACGGTGCGTTTTCTATAAGTTCAAACAGTTCATCTTCATCAACCACTGCATCAACCCAAAACCCTGAATATCTCTGCCCCTGCATGATCAACCCAAAACTTGGGTCTCTTGAAGAATATCTCTGCCCCTGCATGATGCAGGCTGCATCAACCCAAAAATCTGAACACACCAACAGCAAACCAAACCATCCATCAGAGCCAGCAACCCCACAAGAACCACTGTGTCTCCACCTCACAATTCCCCCAAAGCACCCGACCCAGCCTCCCAAATGCACCTCCAACCAGTGTGCAACATCACACAAACcacaaaatcaaatacccaGAACCCAAAGAAATCCAATCAGAAAATCCCCACTGTCAACCACCAGATGCCGTCAATGCTGCACAAAATCGCCGGCAACACTGCAAACCTGGTTTGCAGATGAAACCGTGCTGCCAACGTTGCAGCCCATGCCCGAGTCCAACCAAACTGCCGTCAGCCCAACCGCATCACTCTGCCGCCGATCTCCGAAGAGGCGCTCTGAACCCACACCATCATTCCAAGTCCAACTGTCTTGATCGGTCTTCACGACACTTTCACACTCTTGGGCCTCGCTCTTGCTTCTATGGTGCTAGAGACAAAAAGTTAGTTGCTTGaacggagaagaagagaaagaaaattgtaGGGGAAAGAAGGGTTGGGCTGCtcgttgaagaagaagaaggcagATAAACACCAGAAGCGTAGAAATAATAAAAGGAGGCAATACAGTTAATTACATATAACTGGTCCCACATCGCTAAGAAAATGAAACCTCCCAAGcttgtttttctataaaaaaagaGGCATACCGTTTGTCTCTAACTCCAACACCCAAGCCAGCTTATTGAGTTGCTTAAAAACTAAGGCAGCAGCTGGGTGTTGAGTTGTGTCTTTTTGAGCTGAGTTTGCCCAGCTAGCATTCGCTCGAGCAAGGGATAATCCTTCGTGAGCAGAGCTTGAACACAACTTTAAGGCTCGTGGCAAAGCTCGTTCTGACCAATGTCTAATTGCCTTTAGCGATGGAAAACAAGGAATAAAATGAAACGATATTAAATCAAGAGATAAATGTAAatgaaatgatataaattaaagagataaatgtaaaattggttattttggttggtttaaattataaattattttatgtgatataaaaaataatttataagtttacGTAGTTTtcctaaattataaataactctatgagatataaaaaataatttataaatcttCATGGTAGGTCAAAATATCAGTTTATTAcctttaaatcaatttttatacTCTAAAGACAAATGCCAgtttaataaaaagagtaacccgattttttccaatttaatttgaaggaaaactttgtcacaatttattaacttgaatgttgtctttatttatttttcaatagttAGAAGATGTGGccgtcaaattctcgcaaaatgctcccaaatcgtggcgaggaagatgaaaatgagagagggcTACGCACagaataaaattttggggataaaaGAGATAGGTTAATTTACTTAAGAAGTATGACTTGAAGTGATGGTTGATGTGTAAGCTTTGCTTGTGTTCTAAAATGTTGTAAAAAATtctagttgtcattttttaaatacataaattaataataacatgtgtcgcatttttattgggtataaCATGACGAAGtaacagattttgttaagttacttaacgaaaattgatttcaatgaGCAAACTGTTATTTTCGCCTACCTTGAGggcctataaattattttttataccacagagAGTTGTAATTTACACCAACTGCATAGACCTATAAACTATTCTTTATACCATaagaagtgatttgtaatttatgccaatttATGCCAACCACATAgaccaattttatatttatccctaaaatcaaatcaattgtAAATTATTGCTGATTCCATAATCTTAGGTAATTTATTGTAGAATAAATTACCGTACACCGTAATCTTTATTAAACTATATACATGTGTGGCATATATGTGATAGGTCATACCAGGTAGGAAATTTATGCTATTAACCCACCTAAAGCATtctaaaatgttaaattacttCTAAACGCTTACTATATGTATAGctgaaaaaaagtaattaaagtaaaattcaCAAACCCCATCATCCATCTCTCTCAAACGCATAAATGCCATGGTACCTAGCTCGAAGAAGACTTTTCTGGTCTCCGTAATCAAGTTGCAACTTAAGATCGCTATGCTAAGCTTTGGCTTCAATTTTCTTGCCAAGcaataagggtattttttttaaaaaaaaaattattaacaaaaacgattttctttaatttccactcccttttttcatttttttttttaatttttagttttttttttttttttagtttttttttttttaaattattttaattttattaaggatatttttgttattaggtgggatattgacaattttttatagtttggaGAAGAAATTgtcccaattgaaagtttggaaatAAACACTATCAATCAATTGAgttgtagtttgaggggggtatatGAACTTCTCCCAATTTTTTACTCAATAGAAATTTTCACTGCCATGTCAGATAATGTATACTTTAAAGTGTTGGCGTGAGTGTATGTGTATCATTTATCGTTATACAAATATGCCGAGATAAGAAAAACATATTATGATGacaataacattaaaataaaagccAATGGTAGGATTGCATGCCCATAAAAGGTGGTGACCACTAGTCCTCTTGTCCTAGTCTCACAAACCTATTAGCTGTTTCTTCCTTGGACGTGATTAGGGcctttatttgttttgttttgttttttttgttttttgttttttttacaagtgctaTAAATAGAGACTATTGTCTACACGTAGATTGTCTTAGTCATTACAAAATGTTGTAAGTATACTATAGGATGTGTATTGAATATTCTTTAGTAACTGGTTTCCTGCGTTTAGTtgtgttaggggtgaacaccaattttagATAcacagcggaattaatctacccatctttgtgcaaattaaataatcACACCagcaaccaaaaataaaatcccaatgcagaataataatcaagcaacctcacaagcaagacaccaagatttttaagtggaaaaccctccaatgtgAACTTAAAAATCACATAACCTAGTCCAGTCAAATCTTctactatcaacaataatgagtttacagtGTCTTCCcaagagaaatatctagaggttatcaccacatcaagaatacatgcattcttggattaaacataaatttatcGCCCTAAAGTCGATTTCAAAGAGTAAAGAAAGATTTCACCAAGTAGGTGTTAGCAACCAAGCGACTAGAGAGGCATTCCAatgatcgacaccagtcaatatgtagcactcgtcgtcaggagcaacataCTAAAATTGCCTTaagatcggaccacaaacgaccttccaatctTAGATGGATGTGATCAGGcaaaaccctttttttctcctttttctttttctttctctccgtACAGCATGCGGCGctattctttcttctctctctctctttttttttttttagtctcttTTGTCTCACATTAACCACATGCACAATGTGTTCTTTTATACTACAAACAAAACACTTTTGATTTGTTGTAGCCTTGTGGTCCCCacataagagggaccacccaacaaatctccccctccaGACTATGTGGGGGCTTCACCAAGCCCGCCACGCTTCTACAAATTTCAAGCTTTCGCATAGGCAACGGTTTAGTCATCATATCTGACCCATTCTCATCAGTATGTATTTCTCAATCTGTAACAGCTTATCCTCCAGTGCATCATgaatccaatgacacttaacatcaatatttttcaatcttGAACAGAAAGTTGAATTTTTACTAAGATGGATGGCACTCTGATTGTAACAGTAAAGCACATACATCTTTTACTGTAGACCTagttcttgtaagaactttttcatccattacaattctttggccgcttCAATTATGGCAATGTACTCTCCCTCTATGATAGACAAAGCAACACATTTTTGCAATCTAGCTTGCCATGACGCTGCTCCCCCTTAAAGTATattttctagaatcaatatcTCCAGCCATATCTATGTCTATAAACTCATAAAACACCTGTTTACCACTGCCAaagcacaaacatactctcAAAGTACCTTTGAGATGCCAAAGAATCCATTTCACAGTtgcccaatgttctttgccaGGATTAGAAAGGAACCGACTGACAACTCCAACAGCATGAGCGATATCAGGCCCTCGTAAACACCATGGCGTACATTAAGCTACCCATGGTTGATGCATAAggcattttcttcatttcatcattttctttctcacttgtaggactttgctttgaactcaacttcaaatgattTGCAAGTGTAGAGCTCCCCGATTTTTCCTTGCTCATGTTGAACTTGTCTAATACCTTCTCAATATAAACTATCTtgtgatagccacaattttcttttcttcctatcatgagagatcttcataccaaggatCTGCTTTGCGAGTCCCAAATTCTTCACAGCAAAGAACatactcaattctttcttcagtttgtcaattttactagtgtcaTGAGAAACAATCAACATGTTGTCCACGTATAGCaggagaataataaattctccattAAAGAATTTCTTCATAAATACACAATGATCTAATGTAGTCCTGCCATacccatgatcaaccataaaggaatcaaacttcttataccactgtctGGATGCCTGCTTGAGTCTGTACAATCTCTTTTTTCAACCAACACACTAAATGTTCTTTGCCTTTAGCTGTGAAGGCCTCTAGTTGCTCCNNNNNNNNNNNNNNNNNNNNNNNNNNNNNNNNNNNNNNNNNNNNNNNNNNNNNNNNNNNNNNNNNNNNNNNNNNNNNNNNNNNNNNNNNNNNNNNNNNNNttccatatttggacccctttatttacattagctAATCTTTTAgttgtgttgttatttaatgttttgtgttagttttgtgtttttagtattttgtaggtcattgaagaaaaactacagctttaaagaaaaaaaatgcgaagtttggaagaaaacatactttgagaagacctagatgatgtggttaagtttaaccaaatccaataacatgttaaatcggattaaagatcagatttgattaaaattcagatttgataaaatttcggattggattcaaatttagattttgcacatatctcagtattttgaccataacattccactcaaatatcagattgaagtgattcaagtggcattggaaagctaactcaaaatactacagttcattgtgaaataggattttcctaattcagatgGTTACTATACCAAAATCGCCCCGAAATAAAAGAATACAAATCttgacgaatcctattccgattttagacttctattttgattgggagacacacctccgaattatctaggtttaatcgggcttctaggacttctctaagcttataaatagacttctttgcattcaagaaaatatacaattcCAGAGACTAGTTTTCGGATACgattttggagacagaatgtaatccacagcttttcttttaatttagtttttctcTAGGGttaggtttatattttaatttcatagtcgtgtggagctaaattctcaactaagattggggatgaagcctcaccgatgaagaataacatcgctttattgtaagtttttattagtCCGATtctattgatttattatttcaattattttactttttttcaatatgtggcatgattctttgatatcttgttgcgattcaaggatacacttgatgatttaggataatttcacataattgattgtttggtttttaactcataaaaattagatttcccttgtgatttgttccacagatacatctggtgtttcaattaaatttggattccttttgtgatttggtcaatgaatggatacatgagatggctttaattaattctttgaagcatagtaaaacatacataagatttaaattgtgagaacttcggattaatattgatgaatataaaatatgttatgatttggtgagtgtagattccgcattcttagtgcctttatctattgatttacttagtttgtttagtttatgtttagtcttttaaattttcaaaaccaaaatcaaaactcttttggaactagattaggatttaattagtttagatataaattgatctttcaaaaacacaattccctgttggttcgaccttgcacttgcaaaacattatattccAAACGATTCGTTCAtttgcgagtattaaaatttgcacaacaagtttttactttttgctttttgttttttttttttttttagttttttagttttttttcttttttttagttttttagtttgttttacAGATTTGCCACAACACCTTCCGCACACCCTTGCtagtgtgattgatcgcagCCCTGCtatgatcgagtgcactcggggCCAAGACAGAAAGCtcaagcgcacctgcgctcattaactgccgcatcttcactcaagtgcgatcgagcacacccacAGCAAAGGTAGCAATTGCAGCAGTTCCGAAGATCTTCgcgaaaaatttatttttggtccttcttgtgagtttttaaattccagttttatttgtttaggtagttagtcgttttttttttttatttattcttttagttttttatttttatttttttatttttaaaaaatttaaatggttTATATGTTATGTGgaatatttgcatgctaaagagtgagGGTGAAGTATGGATTTTccgtttaataattttaataatttttctgtacaacatgcttctcctagttgtaggacactagctcctaccaactaccctcaaaatttttacccacatgaaCCATGATCATgctgctccaatccttatcatagttctagtaattgtccatcctgagaacaattttctaattcttcatatgagcatatgaacactAATTTCTCCAGCCCAGGGTTTACTTCAAATGCTAGTTATTacaacccggactggagcaaccattatgatttctcatggtcagctaaGGCAACAGGAATTTATGcacaccaatttgatgaattgcaccattcagaatatctgCAGTTcaatcatcaagctcaaccaccTGCGGATAAATCCATTACTCAAATGCCACAGcatgcaccacagtcatcactggaagacatgatgaaagcattcatgcaatcaattgaTAAGAACATGCAAGAGATGAAGCAAGATATGAACAGACTCAACTACAAACCATACAAGAACTGtgtcaattcaatcaagagctcaaagatgccaaTACTCATGCTACCGCAGggatggaagaatggattggcaAGAGTGAGAATGAACATTCATCTGAACAACAACTTGACCCAATGattcaatattgggacaatgagagcatagacgataacaatgaggaagaagagcttcaaagtcagctgatggctaaaTGACACTATATGATTGTTGAGGATGAGttcgaaaattcttatcatgagcatgcccaagccACCTCCAACTTTGAAAGAGCGGAAAGtgttataagaaattatattcctaaagatgaggtattttaattttgtccaactgctcacattgatgacttaaaaaGGAGAATAGCGAAACTCAAGGTAGTTAGGTTGGCCTATATCAGAACTATAAATAAGTGGGGACTAtctctattttgtgaatattgttataatcctactcaccaccaaagcgaatgtccattcattttacacttcatggttgatgagaaggaaattgtggataacaaagaggagcacGTAGTGcaagttgagcatgctcaagtcaccaccacacttgagagtgagaaaattgttgacagcattgaggaggaagaaaaagaagttgagcaccatgagaacagtgaacCCCCAACAAATCTtgatctgcccagtgacatggaagagAGTATTGAAGCTCATGCCTACATCACGGTCCCttttgagacacatcaagaatccaaagcttcatcgcctgaatgtctcaaagagccatctcatgtcaagatactcaaggacttgtgcacacaagcacacaaatttaggaaccactttcctaagaagatcctttga encodes the following:
- the LOC132190005 gene encoding GDSL esterase/lipase At1g29670-like is translated as MLWMLLVFLLLSNMQQHYSCNAFGNPQVPCLFVFGDSLSDNGNNNNLFTLAKTNYPPYGIDFPMGPTGRFTNGRNVIDILAQLLGFDDYIPPFANAKGEEILKGVNYASGGGGIRSETAQELGDQISMDQQLQNHQITVLEMNQMLGNHNKSAAEYLSKCIYVVAIGSNDYVNNYFLPRFFLTSRIYTPQQYAVVLNHQLSQQLTTLYKYGARKFAVYGLGALGSTPYERNSCGSGTNVSACVDNINNAAELFNDGLKSLVAQLNQNLINATFIFINSTGIASSSSSMASMVADVPCCKVSSVTGLCVPFGNPCSNRSQYLFWDALHPTEILYELYARRGYKAESPSDAYPFDITHLALL